caaattttttttttggttacctaaaatgcatttgcctgcgggcgccaacaccctccttcaaattttatttttagtattgtaactctagttgaatattttgtattgatttaaaaattgttaagttggtgccctatgaataatcattcttcaacgaactaaatattttgaatagttttttctgtttaagattctgggcattttagtttgtactttgtaatgtgtattcctacagttaaattttttcaaattttttttttggttacctaaaatgcatttgtctgcgggcgccaacaccctccttcaaattttatttttagtattgtaactctagttgaatattttgtattgatttaaaaattgataagttgGTCAGTTCGTTTGTCAGTCTTAATGTCGATACTTTTTTGAgcatataaatttgatttcaaggcTTGGCTTCGTTGAATCTTGAAGACTTTAATTCGATACGAccaatattgaatgatttacgttttcgatataatacgaatttgaaagacatatcaaacaatttaaaaggctTGACTGCGTTGTATCTTAAAGACTTCAAGTCGATAAGACTAATATTGATGAAGTTaggatttcaagtatttttaaaaaaactataaatctaaagttcaatttttggaactcagatcagctatgataaattttcattaagtacctactttatcaaaagtattcaaatactttttaatcacttaaatacgcgtattttacatacttttcaaaacagttatctgtatttgaatactcttaaaaagtattttttctagtaagtattatattaattgttaaactaacattctaatagataatagatttaaataataatttaacaactgtgttccagaatacagaatataatatatagtgtattatatatggatacatttacgacttttgttacacttataagttataatatatttacaagacttatatttatttatttcattttttgtttattatagtctcaacaaataatacgttttggataaattagatattcacagagttaatttgaaattatgttaataaatcataaccattgttattacttatttgttaactgttttcaaaatttatattaacagtagtaatatttaaaataaaattgtcaaaattgtacTTCATTGTTAATGTAGTCGTTAAACGTCAGTGTTGAAATATTTCCTTAttcatatgaaaaaaacattatatagccatataggtagtattatttaaacattgttaattaatcaaaagttcatattatataatatccatttataacttagaatataaatttaaaaccatagtacgtgcagtgctactctacctatgttatgttaaaataaattaaattatttatctaagtaatcactgtagcttatgaaaaaaacagtctgttgtggcattgttcatgtacaaaatgtatctgaaccactcagaacaccctgaaaaaaagttctaatgatgtgcctgatagttattaatatagtatagtgcagtggtcggcaaccttttgaagaaggtaaaaagaaaaaaataactgtttaaaactttaaaataatagagcataaaaattacagtttttaataatataataattataatataaaattatggaaattacaactgctttaggcttaatttgatttttgtcgttggatattgtttattattttttaaatttccacattaaaatttcttgtgctggctcgaagtacatggtggagatggtcattaattaaacgtgaacggtatagatttttaatttttttcataggaGAAAAGGCCTGTTCACACACGTAAGTGGATCCAAACATACTGAAGTATTTtgcagctatatttttaatttttgaaaatgatgccggaagttcaacgaaaaaaagtaaaggagatgctttgaatgagtcttttaagatatcttgtgactgaaaatctattatttccatttgaagctcaacatcaacatcttcataatcaatattaaatggattggcgagtagttgaaaaacgcaacgttttactttactgaacagaatagaaaattaatattataatccaaatacaaataaatccaaataataaaGCCAATTTAAAGCGGGCCgccggttgccgaccactggtatagtgtgtactgaaagaatccagatttgtttgtttaattaatatagtattaaaacaattttgttaatttaacacaagaaatcgataatatttttaatattttttaaaaaaattaacttaaattataaacttgctgtatattttattatgattgcttctaacagtaattcaagaaagataatgtgtttatgtatgttttcttgccaattataaaaatattgagtgctgagtgggtaaaatattacatataaataataatgtttattttagtaacagtaaaaaactgtatgagggatacattttcaattcagaattaaattaaaagtgtaaaattaaatgatatacccaaaatacgtattatgagatgtaacaactaatagttattaggttaagttgcgttcggttgtatacgacttaagcaattattatattaatttataactttttatttttaagttagtattgctaacctgtggttataatttataagcgatagttatgtttttagatattttaaattaagatttttgtatttgtattttagaaacactggtatttaatttttaaataacctaggaatatttaaaacataatattattatattattcatattattataatacaatatttaaatataatatattatgaacctactgccctactatttctagacgtttacatggcaatagtaaaattctattaaacctattaggtacgtaaacaacatttatcaatatgacaaatatttaaaatttcaaaaaagggggaccttcaagttaatacccctcactttgttttttggatagcgctgggagtttttgtgcaaaaaacgtcgggacctggtgcacatttctgcacaaacgatgcacaaacgtttggcacattcaaaaatccaaatattcaatgtgggggggctaccgtttcaatggccccccattttgttttagggatagagctttcagtttttgtgcacaaacgattggacatggtgcacatttctgcacaaacgatgcacaaacgtttggcgtggtcagaagttcaaatttcgaaagtgggggggccattgaaatggacctcggccactccgttccccaacaataatattattttgttttataccacGATTTGAAACAACATATATTAATGGTTCTTTTAtaacactatataggtatacctatataggttcattaactattgtttgataattatttgtattatttgactTATCGagcatattttgaaatatttttattttttattttataatctctgAAATGttgtaactatataagtaaAACTTGTAAGAAACGactcctaataataataaaacaatgtaacatcaaatattttttttaataaatgaagaaaaactataaaacaagTTATAGTAGTTATTATTACAGGCCGTTAAacactttttaatttcatattccacaCTTAACATTTCGTACTACACAAATATTGTAGTTCCTGctgcctatacatattataattaaaattaaaatttttataaattacttttaaaaaaaatgtagattagCGTTGCCGTAAACCACCAGCAAGCTCTGTTTTGATATTCGATCGAAAACCCTACAATGGCAAAATtcaaaaacgtataaaatatgtattagttGACAATCAACTGGTGTCACCAGCGTCCAACACTATATTAGGttcgaaaaaaaatttgcaattttGAAACTTGTTCTACGTCTATGACTACTGACTAGACTTTACACTAATAGACGAAGCAAGGAAGGCGTTCCCGCAATGAATGTATATAAGTGAGGTCAATGATTTTAGTAAGATTCTTGTTTCTTCATGTCTTTGAATTATCCTTTATTATAAAGCTGATATTCATACAATCTATTTTTCAGCATGTCTATAGAATATGTTCGAGAATCGTATAGGCGTAATATGCGttcttgtatattttttaggtaATAGCACTTGCATATATACTTTTAAAGCAATTTATTAGTCATCTAATATGCTTTTTCCaattttcatataggtacttatagtatttttatcCACCCTTTAATTccgtaaaataatatcaaaatataattatataacacgagttatttatatgtaatattataataggtatataagttcTTCAATtggatttatttatataagttaatcCAATGTTTTAGGTcaataaacgtaatattatactcatgaaCCGATGGTTAACCCAAaatgaggtacctatataggtaccttatgaatatatatatattcataaaaatcaaaatatcgaGTACATAATCTGATAAAGTCAAAGGTGagaagtacctatacataggtatttttatataatattaaattataatatgtggttacaataacagtataacacgaaaaaaacaataaatctgttatgtaataataatatataggtaaagtaACTACTCgggacatataatatattatacattgtgagTAATCGATGTATATAggtttaaataataggtaccgaTACGTATATCGTATTATAGTCTAAAGCTGGGCAAGTAAGTCACTTTTTCAacaagttaaagttaagttatactttaatataaaaactaaccaACTTAGAGTATATATGTTTGTTCTAAAATTTACCAAAATTCTAACAAAGTTAGTTAAAAGTTAGTTTGgtgaaaatagtaatttaagttAGTTGTAGAAGTTATAGaatagttagtttttttttgttaaaaatataaatttgtaaaaccgttttttcaaatgtaatgtattacataaattaattattaagaaggTATATCTATAGGCAAGTAACTAACTTAAACTATTggtgatgaataaaaaattgaattcaacaACTGTCAACTGATAATTTGATTCTGATAACCTTAATTTATTGGAATatcagtaattaaaatatagaaagtttaacaaaataagatatttaaaaatgaaaaaaatgaaaaaaactacaaaaaaaactagtaaaaaactacttattatTCTTAACGCGTTAGATtagattattttacacattaaattcaactagttaagttacaaagttaatattaattaaaaataactagcTAAGTTGGAAAGTTACTTTCTAACTTCACTAACATTCTAACTAGTTAGTGCCCAGCTTTGTAAttatacgtattaaatattaatatatattatattattgtgtaaagcTGTAATGACGGTTTTTTTAATACAGAACATTAGGTAATGCATATAGGTCcccataaatgtataatttcgaTAACCTTTTCTTCGATTTCTTCTGCAGTTCAATTCGTCTGAGACGATGATATTATGATCGggagaaaaaataatacactttttgCGTGTACGACCGCAACTACtcagttatattatatcgcaTTACTTAACCTATAAGTGCACGTAACACAATATGCTCTGCAGTGGATCacgtatagtataacaatataattgcaAAAGGTAAGTACCtcctaatataggtaataaataattataatattatatatataagcaaAACCAACGTTCGGAAGTTTacgcttaaataatatttaatttaatttaattctaattttttgAAAGGTTGAAGAGTACTCAAAGTGATAAATACcacttttttaaataggtagttactcacatttttttcacgttatttaaaatgatgtagACTATATACGGCTCTTTGTGAGTTTTGGGCTTTTTATcatgcaaataaaaaaattttttaaatcgaaattcGAACAAGTCATTTCTCGGTTTTTCTCCTGTATGTactgagaataataattatatatagtagtctatattaaacattttaatataacattattgtgaatacctattacctatatcatttttTCGGTATTCTGCAGCTATTTAGAGAGAATTCGTCCCGAATTACAAATTTGGTGAAGTGCTTGTACATAAATCTGTTTCGAATACTTTGTATAAAtagtaagtatacctacctgtggcttcttaataatataatattataatcgacaaCCGTAGTCTTACAAGTAGatactattattttctatacaggtacattatataggtataccggaCTACAGTGAAATGGAGTGCTCACGACTACGATTACTGTCGTCCTCGGTGGGGTTGGCTGTGGTCGCGATGACGGCACTACTCCCTTACGATACCACAGCCGCGTTGATAGACCTGTGTCACGGTTACCGGTATGGTGTGACAACATGCTGGGACCCGACACAACGATTCGACATTTTCGACGTGCACACGGGATCGGGACCGAACGGAGTGTACACCACGGAGAGCTTCTCGACGCCCGAACACTGCGGCACTCATCTGGACTCGCCATTTCACTTTAATCCAGTCGGATGGAAACTGGAAGACATCCCGCTGGACCGAATGGTGGTCGAAGGTAACTGCGGTTACCGTGCTAGCTGGGGACGGTGGCAGAAATTATGATCTACTTAAATGGTTTGACACAccatatatttagatatatagaTCCGGTATCGGGGaaattaatatgaaacaatCAAATATTGATAATGGATGATAAACTATTAATACGCAACTACAAAACTTTCTTTTGGCAtgtaaaaattagagtaaaaaaaaaatgaagattataatttataagttaacaCAGACAATTTTTACTTGCCAAAAGAAAGTCAATTCagcacctttttttttactaatttaattgtTACTAATTTAGGTTTACATCAGTGGCGTAGACAAGGGGTGGGGCGTGGTGGTTAGATCCCCCCCCCATTGGCTTTTTTTTACcttagtaaaaagttttgagaaGGTGGGGGATTTTCCAATTGTTCCCCTCCCATTAGCTAtggggggttttttttttatcttcctTTCAGAAATTATGTCTATGCCACTGGTTTACATTACGATAAATTGGgtgttcaaattgttttttttacatatataggtataaacgttTAACATTACCCTGCAGCCGACTaggcgacgataatattattgattctcattttattaaaaatactctCCGAAAACCTGTAAGATtctttcattgatatttattataatctatgaaAATTTTCAGTGAGAGATCTGTCTGTAGTCGGTGAACAATCTTAATGCTTTGTGTATTaacaatgcattttaatttattatataaactgcTTAACTATACTTAATAACCTTacacgtatataaatataggcgTACACGTGAACGTAAGTAGCGAAGTCAACGGAAACGGCGACTTTTTACTGACCGTCGGTCATTTGAAAGCTTGGGAACAGGCCCACGGCCCGCTGCCCAATCGATCCGTGATATTGGTGAACTTCGGTTGGGCTCACAAGTTCGGTAATCGCCAGTCGTACTTCAACGGACTACGCGaaccatataggtataatatacatcatcattattcattacatttatattgactGGAGTTTCGAGGGAAAAAcacgtttttaaatttgaatgctGAAAGTGTATATAGGTTCCTACCCATAATACAAAATGCCAATGTCAAGCGcaactaaaatattacattttttagagaATAGGTAGTGGGTGCCCACGTCCTTTTGGAAAATGTATAACCAGCCATATAAATACCCGCGCATATGATTTCATAAATCTCATATAAATATCGCTGCAGcccttattttttttcaccctACACGTCCAACACTCGTCGGCGAAACCTACGCGCTATGATATAGTTATACATACAAGGTATAATATCGCAACTACCCGTATATACAATGTACCTCTATATATATGTCATGTTATATgtaaccctaataaaatatattttgaaacgcCGTCCGatatttgtaaacattattgGCATCTATTGACATTATTTTCTACCCGATAAAATTGATcgtcgtaatataataaacagtgTTTAATCCGGAAAAAACAATATGTACTTGACCTATAACCTACCTGTATAACAACGAGTCGATCTCCGCTGCAGGTTTCCCGGACTGTCCAGAGACGCGGCCCAGTGGATCGTCGATTCCGGCAAGGTGTACGGCGTCGGGGTGGATGGTCCGAGCGTGGACCCTGGACGGTCGACGACGTACGGCGTGCACGGGGTGCTATCCAAAGCCAATCTGTACAACCTAGAAAATGTGGCATTGAACGGCACGACGCTGCCGCCGAGAGGGTTCAAGCTGGTCGTCCAACCGGTCAAGATCGTCGGCGGCACCGGTGGCCCGGTCAGGATATTGGCTTTCACGAACGACCCgttcaaattattatgatcGCGACCAGCAACGGCgccgatttttgatttttttttttccccctcACCGTTCCGTCCGCGACAACTGCACTGCAcgactatgatataatatggaggCGGACTTGGCCGACGGGATACCCGGTGGCGCCCGCTCCTCGAAAATATATCTTGTTACACTACTAAATACACAcctaaatataatgaaaaataagaataaatgtaaattataaatattttgcatttttgtatCAAAACGCGCGAGATGTGGAAAATTGTCGCTTATATTAGGTgattgaaattttagattttggttCGGTTCATTATCGTCCACATCGATTGGATTCAAATACgaattgaaatttttactgaattttcttaaacattaatttccaaccaaaaaattattttcatacgtcaatgaattgaaaatagaaaatttttatttagcgtttatttaaaacttttttgacttttagagcatttttttttagcgtttttaGGACATTTTTATGGTTTGAAGGCAGTTGAACAGCAGTTTAAAGATCGACCTATGTTTTTCATCCATTGTGACTCagttatagactatagagtatatACTCTATTACAATAGGAAATAAGTAATACGTTGTACTCTGTACTTAAGATAAATTGCTAAGCACAGTGAATCTGAAGTTGTTTCCTGGAAAAATTCTGAGATGAGTATAGGACGTGACCttcatttattaaaactttgtgtacatatatatttaagtttttacgttttgcgatgatgatgatgaaatGACAAAGGCCGGTCGAAATATAGACTCCCCGAACCGAATAGTTATCCCAGTCCGCCCCTAATGCACGTCATGCATAGAAGACATAGGGactctataaataaaatataatcatgttCGTACATACTACAGTCATACCTATAtagatgttttaattttgtgacGACGCTATTTAGAATCCCGAGAAAAAGATCCCCaggaaaaattacaatattactcacaaccacgtcatgcaaatggttgaacatttattttttaagcgttaataattagtatctataattaccatTCATcgcattattgatatttaattacaaatacgtaaattttattatattatactatattataatatcatatcattcaaaaaaattatatatagtaataatagaatattatagctGGTGAGTATATGTTAACGTATATAAggcaaaattaaaacattcttGTTGACCAATTAAGTAAGTCGATCACTCGAAATATTTGTATATGCAATATTTGTGATGGTGAGACATGAGTGGGTACGTTATCcattcattataatttcaactttaaactacaatattataatttgcaaatgtttgtagttaagttgaattacacataatttatcatcgtaatttaaaacaaaatattatttatattatcattaatattctattattatttattactatatataatttttttgaatgatataatatagtataatat
The Metopolophium dirhodum isolate CAU chromosome 7, ASM1992520v1, whole genome shotgun sequence DNA segment above includes these coding regions:
- the LOC132949583 gene encoding isatin hydrolase-like — translated: MECSRLRLLSSSVGLAVVAMTALLPYDTTAALIDLCHGYRYGVTTCWDPTQRFDIFDVHTGSGPNGVYTTESFSTPEHCGTHLDSPFHFNPVGWKLEDIPLDRMVVEGVHVNVSSEVNGNGDFLLTVGHLKAWEQAHGPLPNRSVILVNFGWAHKFGNRQSYFNGLREPYRFPGLSRDAAQWIVDSGKVYGVGVDGPSVDPGRSTTYGVHGVLSKANLYNLENVALNGTTLPPRGFKLVVQPVKIVGGTGGPVRILAFTNDPFKLL